Proteins co-encoded in one uncultured Draconibacterium sp. genomic window:
- a CDS encoding ribonuclease Z has product MSFELTILGSNSALPTSNRYPTAQVLNVPGRCFLIDCGEGTQMQLRRNKISFSKIRHVFISHLHGDHFYGLIGLLSTMNLLGVKNDVHIYAPSELKTLIQPQLDFIRGEMSINPIFHPLNLKKTQTVFENKNIEILSFPVKHSIPTVGFLFREKPKQANIKKEMIKAYNIPLAKIKDIKAGADFETEDGRLIPNTKLTTPPPKPKSYAFCTDTAFHPPIAEIINGVDLLYHEATFLEELKDLAEKTRHSTARQAAEMAKLSKASKLLIGHFSSRFKNLEDFKTEAKEVFKNTELAIEGKKYIF; this is encoded by the coding sequence ATGTCTTTTGAATTAACCATACTGGGTAGTAATTCAGCATTACCGACTTCAAACAGATATCCAACTGCCCAGGTACTTAATGTACCTGGGCGTTGTTTTTTAATCGATTGTGGCGAAGGAACCCAAATGCAATTGCGCAGAAACAAGATCAGTTTCAGCAAAATCAGGCACGTTTTTATTTCGCACCTACATGGCGACCACTTTTACGGATTAATTGGGTTGCTATCTACCATGAATTTGCTGGGTGTAAAAAACGATGTGCATATTTATGCCCCTTCCGAGTTAAAAACACTTATCCAGCCTCAACTCGATTTTATTCGTGGAGAAATGAGTATTAACCCCATTTTTCATCCGCTGAACCTAAAAAAAACACAAACTGTATTCGAAAATAAAAACATCGAAATACTTTCGTTTCCGGTAAAACACAGTATTCCAACCGTAGGCTTCCTGTTCAGGGAAAAACCAAAACAAGCCAACATTAAAAAAGAAATGATAAAGGCTTACAATATTCCATTGGCAAAAATTAAGGATATAAAAGCCGGAGCCGATTTTGAAACTGAAGATGGAAGATTAATTCCAAACACAAAACTGACAACTCCCCCTCCAAAACCAAAATCATACGCATTTTGTACCGACACTGCTTTTCATCCGCCAATTGCAGAAATAATTAATGGTGTTGACTTATTGTACCACGAAGCTACATTTTTGGAAGAGCTAAAAGATTTGGCCGAAAAAACACGACACTCCACTGCCCGTCAGGCAGCCGAAATGGCAAAACTGAGCAAGGCTTCCAAACTGCTGATCGGTCATTTCTCAAGCCGTTTTAAAAACCTGGAGGATTTTAAAACAGAGGCAAAAGAAGTTTTTAAGAATACAGAACTGGCCATCGAAGGAAAGAAATATATTTTTTAA
- a CDS encoding STAS domain-containing protein, which produces MAFDIRKNEKYTLVKVNTDRLDTNNAPDLKSELVVISNNGEKNIVLDLSSVTYCDSSGLRSVLVANRLCEDAIGTFILCGLQPDVENLVQISMLHTVLLITDTEKEAEELLEKKDNL; this is translated from the coding sequence ATGGCATTCGATATTCGAAAAAACGAGAAGTATACCTTAGTAAAGGTAAACACTGACAGATTAGACACCAACAATGCGCCCGACCTGAAATCGGAGCTGGTAGTTATTAGTAACAATGGTGAAAAAAACATCGTTCTTGACCTGAGTAGTGTTACTTACTGCGATTCATCAGGCTTGAGATCAGTTTTAGTTGCCAACCGGTTATGCGAAGATGCAATAGGAACTTTTATCCTGTGCGGTTTGCAACCCGATGTAGAAAACCTGGTACAGATTTCGATGCTTCATACCGTTCTGTTAATCACTGATACGGAAAAAGAAGCAGAGGAATTGTTGGAGAAGAAAGATAACCTGTAA
- the rpsA gene encoding 30S ribosomal protein S1, which yields MTEEKKKDLEQEVVETPVQDEKKGVVAETTKNEAPVEETVAEEKAEAPKAEAKKEEKAVETTAEADADFDWDSLEEGRDAYSEKERGSLETLYNDTLNTVTEKEVLEGTVISLNKREVVVDIGYKSDGIVSLNEFRYNPELKVGDKVDVYIESLEDKKGQMILSHKKARATRSWERVNESLENDEIIKGYIKCRTKGGMIVDVFGIEAFLPGSQIDVKPIRDYDIYVGKTMEFKVVKINHEYRNVVVSHKALIEAELEQQKKEIIAKLEKGQVLEGTVKNVTSYGVFMDLGGVDGLIHITDLSWGRISHPSEIVELDQKLNVVILDFDDDKKRIALGLKQLTPHPWDNLDSELKVGDKVKGKVVVIADYGAFVEIAPGVEGLIHVSEMSWSQHLRSAQDFLSVGDEVEAAILTLDRDERKMSLGIKQLKEDPWSKIDTEYAVGTKHAAKVRNFTNFGVFVEITEGVDGLIHISDLSWTKKIKHPSEFTAIGEEIEVVVLDIDKDNRRLSLGHKQLEENPWDVFETIFTADSIHEGTVVELMDKGAVIALPYGVEGFATPRHLVKEDGTSVKQDEKLDFKVIEFNKSAKRIIVSHSRIFEDVKRAAEGEQRKAQKSTNKRAMKTVSDNIEKTTLGDVSDLAALKKQMEQEEKKDK from the coding sequence ATGACAGAAGAGAAGAAAAAAGATCTTGAGCAAGAAGTGGTAGAAACACCTGTTCAGGACGAAAAAAAAGGAGTAGTTGCTGAGACTACAAAAAATGAAGCTCCGGTTGAAGAAACTGTAGCCGAAGAAAAAGCGGAAGCTCCTAAAGCAGAAGCAAAAAAAGAAGAAAAAGCCGTTGAAACAACTGCAGAAGCAGATGCTGATTTCGACTGGGACAGCCTTGAAGAAGGTAGAGATGCTTATTCTGAAAAAGAAAGAGGCAGTCTTGAAACACTTTACAATGACACACTAAACACTGTTACCGAAAAAGAAGTTCTGGAAGGAACTGTTATTTCATTAAACAAACGCGAAGTTGTTGTTGACATAGGTTACAAGTCGGACGGTATTGTTAGCTTGAACGAATTCCGCTACAATCCAGAGTTGAAAGTAGGCGACAAAGTAGATGTTTACATCGAAAGTCTTGAAGATAAAAAAGGACAGATGATCCTTTCGCACAAAAAAGCGCGTGCAACTCGTTCTTGGGAGCGTGTTAACGAATCGCTTGAAAACGATGAAATCATCAAAGGATACATCAAATGTCGTACTAAAGGTGGTATGATCGTTGACGTATTTGGTATTGAAGCATTCTTGCCAGGTTCGCAAATTGATGTTAAACCTATCCGCGATTACGATATTTACGTTGGTAAAACAATGGAATTCAAAGTTGTTAAAATCAACCACGAATACCGTAACGTTGTTGTTTCGCACAAAGCACTTATCGAGGCTGAGCTTGAACAACAGAAAAAAGAAATTATCGCTAAACTTGAAAAAGGTCAGGTACTTGAAGGAACCGTTAAAAACGTTACTTCATACGGTGTATTTATGGACCTTGGTGGTGTTGACGGATTGATCCACATCACTGACTTAAGTTGGGGACGTATTTCTCACCCAAGCGAGATTGTTGAATTAGATCAGAAACTAAACGTTGTTATTCTTGATTTTGATGATGACAAAAAACGTATCGCTCTTGGTCTGAAACAATTGACTCCTCACCCATGGGATAACCTGGATTCAGAGTTGAAAGTTGGCGACAAAGTAAAAGGTAAAGTTGTTGTTATTGCCGACTACGGTGCATTCGTTGAGATTGCTCCTGGAGTTGAAGGTTTGATCCACGTTTCAGAAATGAGCTGGAGCCAGCACCTGCGCAGTGCACAAGACTTCTTAAGCGTTGGCGACGAAGTTGAAGCTGCAATTCTTACTCTTGACCGCGACGAACGAAAAATGTCGTTGGGTATTAAACAACTGAAAGAAGATCCTTGGTCGAAAATTGATACTGAATACGCTGTTGGAACTAAGCACGCTGCAAAAGTGCGCAACTTCACTAACTTCGGTGTATTTGTAGAAATTACTGAAGGTGTTGATGGTTTGATTCATATTTCAGACCTGAGCTGGACGAAAAAAATCAAGCATCCATCAGAATTCACTGCAATTGGTGAAGAAATTGAAGTTGTAGTACTTGACATCGACAAAGACAACCGTCGTTTGAGTTTAGGACACAAACAACTGGAAGAAAATCCATGGGATGTATTCGAAACCATTTTCACTGCCGATTCAATCCACGAAGGAACTGTGGTTGAGTTGATGGACAAAGGTGCTGTAATTGCACTTCCATACGGTGTTGAAGGATTCGCAACTCCACGTCACCTGGTAAAAGAAGATGGTACTTCAGTTAAGCAAGACGAAAAACTTGATTTCAAAGTGATCGAGTTCAATAAGTCGGCTAAACGAATCATTGTTTCTCACTCACGTATTTTCGAAGATGTGAAACGTGCAGCAGAAGGCGAGCAACGTAAAGCACAGAAAAGCACTAACAAGCGTGCGATGAAAACTGTTAGCGATAACATCGAAAAAACTACGCTTGGCGACGTTAGCGATTTGGCTGCTCTGAAGAAGCAAATGGAGCAAGAAGAGAAAAAAGACAAATAA
- the rfbA gene encoding glucose-1-phosphate thymidylyltransferase RfbA, with translation MKGIILAGGSGTRLYPITRSISKQIIPVYDKPMIYYPLSVLMLAGIREILIISTPEDIGLYEKLFGDGSQLGLKLSYKIQLSPDGLAQAFILGEEFIGNDNVSMILGDNIFYGYKFRKILEQAATLEDGATVFGYYVNDPKRYGVVEFNDAGKVISIEEKPDEPKSNYAVTGLYFYSNDVVEKAKGLKPSKRGELEITDLNRLYLEEKRLNVQLLSRGFAWLDTGTHDSLLQASNFISTIEQRQGLKVSCIEEIAWKKGYISTEQLIDLAKPLSKNQYGEYLLKIASKKAFTL, from the coding sequence ATGAAGGGAATAATTTTAGCCGGCGGTTCAGGAACCCGTCTTTATCCAATTACACGATCAATTTCAAAACAAATAATTCCGGTTTACGATAAACCAATGATTTATTACCCGCTGTCGGTTTTAATGCTGGCAGGAATTCGCGAGATATTAATTATTTCAACACCCGAAGATATTGGTTTGTATGAGAAATTATTTGGTGATGGTTCGCAACTGGGCTTAAAGTTGTCGTATAAAATTCAGCTATCGCCCGATGGTTTGGCACAGGCATTTATTCTGGGCGAAGAATTTATTGGCAACGATAATGTGAGTATGATTTTGGGTGACAATATATTTTATGGTTATAAATTCAGAAAAATATTGGAACAGGCTGCAACACTTGAGGACGGTGCAACAGTTTTTGGTTACTATGTGAATGATCCTAAACGCTACGGAGTTGTGGAATTTAACGATGCCGGTAAAGTAATTAGTATTGAGGAAAAACCGGATGAGCCAAAATCGAATTATGCCGTAACCGGCTTGTATTTTTACTCGAACGATGTTGTTGAGAAAGCCAAAGGTTTAAAACCATCAAAACGTGGGGAGCTTGAAATTACAGATTTGAATCGTTTATATCTGGAAGAGAAACGCCTGAATGTGCAATTGCTTAGCCGTGGTTTTGCTTGGTTAGACACCGGTACACACGACAGTTTGTTGCAGGCTTCAAATTTTATATCAACAATTGAGCAGCGTCAGGGCCTGAAGGTTTCGTGCATTGAAGAAATTGCATGGAAGAAGGGCTACATTAGTACCGAACAACTTATTGATTTGGCCAAGCCACTCAGTAAAAATCAATACGGCGAATATTTATTGAAAATAGCCAGCAAAAAAGCATTTACATTATAA
- the rfbC gene encoding dTDP-4-dehydrorhamnose 3,5-epimerase, translating into MNIVQTGIPGLVVIKPRVFEDDRGYFFETFQQERYREAGIERTFIQDNESRSVKGVVRGLHFQLGDAAQAKLVRVIRGSVFDVAVDLRKGSPTFGKWFGVELNENNKKQLYVPRGFAHGFSVLSETAIFTYKCDNLYNREAESSINPFDKTLGIDWQVKEEDALVSEKDKNAPVFEEAQMNFVY; encoded by the coding sequence ATGAATATAGTACAGACGGGAATCCCGGGATTAGTTGTTATTAAACCGCGGGTGTTTGAAGATGACAGAGGGTATTTTTTCGAAACTTTTCAGCAGGAGAGATACCGCGAAGCAGGAATTGAAAGAACATTTATACAAGATAATGAATCGCGATCGGTAAAAGGCGTAGTACGAGGTTTGCATTTTCAGCTTGGCGATGCAGCACAGGCAAAACTAGTGCGTGTAATTAGGGGAAGTGTATTTGATGTAGCTGTTGATTTACGAAAAGGATCGCCAACTTTTGGAAAGTGGTTTGGTGTGGAACTTAACGAAAATAATAAGAAACAGTTATATGTACCGCGTGGTTTTGCTCACGGTTTTTCGGTTTTAAGCGAAACAGCTATTTTCACCTACAAATGCGATAATTTATACAATCGCGAAGCCGAAAGTTCAATTAACCCGTTTGATAAAACATTGGGAATCGACTGGCAGGTAAAAGAAGAAGATGCTTTAGTTTCTGAAAAAGACAAGAATGCCCCGGTGTTTGAAGAGGCTCAAATGAATTTTGTGTATTAG
- the rfbD gene encoding dTDP-4-dehydrorhamnose reductase, whose translation MKILITGAYGQLGNELKVLSKNYPNWEFIFTDVDSLDITDEDQVKGYFANNNFKLVINCAAYTAVDKAESDFETAQKVNARAPKLLAKYSKAVGAKFIHVSTDYVFAGDAHLPYQETDAVAPNGAYGKTKLEGEQNCQAENPETVIIRTAWLYSTFGNNFVKTMLRLGKERGELGVVFDQVGSPTNAADLAAAILKVAESEEFVPGIYHYSNEGVASWYDFALAIFELSGVNCKVKPVLSENFPTPAKRPAYSVLNKAKIKGTYNLEVPYWRDSLKICIKHLERE comes from the coding sequence ATGAAGATATTAATAACAGGCGCTTACGGACAACTGGGTAACGAATTAAAAGTACTGAGTAAAAATTATCCCAATTGGGAATTTATTTTTACTGATGTTGATTCTTTGGATATTACGGATGAAGATCAAGTAAAAGGCTACTTTGCTAACAATAATTTTAAGCTGGTAATTAATTGTGCGGCTTACACAGCTGTTGACAAAGCTGAGTCGGATTTTGAAACAGCACAAAAAGTAAATGCTCGGGCTCCAAAGCTTCTTGCAAAATATTCGAAAGCTGTTGGGGCAAAATTTATTCATGTGTCAACCGATTATGTTTTTGCCGGCGATGCACATCTTCCTTATCAGGAGACAGATGCAGTTGCTCCAAATGGCGCCTACGGAAAAACAAAGCTCGAAGGCGAGCAAAATTGTCAGGCAGAAAATCCGGAAACGGTTATCATCAGAACGGCATGGTTGTATTCAACATTCGGAAATAACTTTGTAAAAACCATGCTGCGTCTCGGTAAAGAAAGAGGTGAACTGGGCGTGGTTTTTGATCAGGTAGGATCGCCTACAAATGCCGCTGATTTGGCTGCTGCTATTTTAAAAGTGGCCGAGAGTGAGGAGTTCGTGCCAGGAATATATCACTACTCTAACGAGGGAGTAGCCAGTTGGTACGATTTTGCTCTGGCAATTTTCGAGCTGTCGGGAGTGAATTGTAAAGTTAAACCGGTACTTTCTGAAAACTTTCCGACACCGGCAAAACGGCCGGCTTACAGTGTGCTGAATAAAGCAAAAATAAAAGGAACCTATAACCTGGAAGTTCCGTATTGGCGTGATAGTTTAAAAATCTGTATAAAACATCTAGAAAGAGAATAA
- a CDS encoding phospho-sugar mutase, whose amino-acid sequence MENQELMEVRAKAQEWLSDTYDEETRAQVQALLDDEDPAELIDSFYRSLEFGTGGLRGIMGVGTNRMNIYTVGAATQGLSNYLKKNFADLDEIKVAIGHDCRNNSRLFSETCAKIFAANGIKAYLFDDLRPTPELSFAIRELGCQSGIILTASHNPKEYNGYKAYWEDGSQIVGPHDVNIVNEVAKIKPEDIKFDGPDELIEIMGEEMDNKFLAEVKKVSISPDVVERHKDIKIIYTPIHGTGVKLIPAALREFGFTNIINIPEQDVVSGDFPTVVSPNPEEPAAMEMAMKKAAEIDADVVMASDPDSDRIGVVVKDDKGEYIILNGNQTALLFFYYIIVKMKEAGKLKGNEFVVKTIVSTEMIAEVARRNNIEYFDVYTGFKFIAEVIRDNEGVKKYIGGGEESFGFMPSDFVRDKDAVSACALMAEITAWAIDQGKTLYELLQDIYLEYGFSREKMKYVVRKGKTGAEEIQQIMTKFRNDPPKELGGSQMEWVKDYSTLIAKNLITGEEKKIDQKITSNVLQFFTQDGTKISVRPSGTEPKIKFYFEVAGELESRADFDVEVQKADAKIDAIMEELGL is encoded by the coding sequence ATGGAAAATCAAGAATTAATGGAAGTAAGAGCGAAAGCGCAAGAATGGCTTTCGGATACTTATGATGAAGAAACAAGAGCTCAGGTTCAGGCATTGCTTGATGATGAAGATCCAGCAGAGCTGATTGATTCTTTTTACCGCAGCCTGGAGTTTGGTACCGGCGGTCTTCGTGGTATTATGGGCGTTGGAACCAATCGTATGAATATTTACACCGTTGGTGCAGCAACACAGGGATTAAGTAATTATCTGAAGAAGAATTTCGCTGATCTTGATGAAATAAAAGTGGCGATTGGTCACGATTGTAGAAACAACAGCCGTTTGTTCTCTGAAACCTGTGCAAAAATATTTGCAGCCAACGGAATTAAAGCCTATTTGTTCGATGATTTGCGTCCAACTCCTGAGTTGTCATTTGCCATTCGCGAGTTGGGTTGTCAAAGTGGTATTATTCTTACGGCATCGCACAACCCCAAAGAATACAATGGCTACAAAGCTTATTGGGAAGATGGTTCACAAATTGTTGGCCCGCACGACGTTAATATTGTTAACGAGGTGGCTAAAATTAAACCGGAGGACATTAAATTTGATGGCCCTGACGAGCTGATAGAAATAATGGGAGAGGAGATGGATAACAAATTTTTGGCAGAGGTAAAAAAGGTTTCCATTTCGCCCGACGTAGTTGAACGCCACAAAGACATAAAAATTATCTATACACCAATTCACGGAACAGGAGTGAAATTGATTCCTGCAGCATTGCGCGAATTTGGTTTTACAAACATCATTAATATTCCTGAGCAGGATGTGGTAAGCGGCGACTTCCCAACAGTAGTTTCGCCAAACCCGGAAGAGCCGGCAGCCATGGAAATGGCCATGAAAAAAGCTGCTGAAATTGATGCCGATGTTGTTATGGCTTCCGATCCTGATTCAGACCGGATTGGTGTTGTGGTGAAAGACGATAAAGGCGAATACATTATTCTAAACGGTAACCAAACAGCGCTGCTTTTCTTCTACTACATAATTGTGAAGATGAAAGAAGCCGGAAAACTGAAAGGCAACGAGTTTGTGGTTAAAACGATTGTTTCTACCGAGATGATTGCAGAAGTTGCCCGCCGAAATAACATCGAATATTTTGATGTGTACACCGGATTTAAATTTATTGCCGAAGTAATTCGCGATAACGAAGGTGTGAAAAAATACATCGGTGGTGGCGAAGAAAGTTTTGGTTTTATGCCTTCTGATTTTGTTCGCGATAAAGATGCTGTTTCAGCTTGTGCTTTAATGGCTGAGATTACCGCATGGGCTATCGATCAGGGAAAAACATTGTACGAATTGTTGCAGGATATTTACCTGGAATACGGTTTCTCGCGCGAGAAAATGAAATATGTGGTTCGTAAAGGAAAAACCGGAGCCGAAGAAATTCAGCAGATTATGACAAAATTCCGCAACGATCCGCCAAAAGAATTGGGTGGCTCGCAAATGGAGTGGGTAAAAGATTATTCTACATTGATTGCGAAAAACCTGATTACCGGCGAGGAAAAGAAAATCGATCAGAAAATTACGTCAAATGTATTGCAGTTCTTTACGCAGGATGGAACAAAAATTTCGGTTCGCCCATCGGGAACAGAGCCTAAAATTAAGTTCTACTTTGAGGTGGCCGGTGAATTAGAATCGCGAGCAGATTTTGATGTTGAAGTGCAAAAAGCTGATGCAAAAATTGATGCCATAATGGAAGAACTCGGATTGTAA
- a CDS encoding DUF1080 domain-containing protein yields the protein MKFKILTVAMLFIAVCAVAQEERPEMVPEMTEIWDPEVPVITPGETPADAPSDAIVLFDGVNIDREWTNRDGGPVGWKVADGCVTVEKGAGIIQTKRVFEDFQLHIEWRTPAEVIGESQGRGNSGVFLQKRYEVQVLDNYNNRTYRNGQAGSLYKQYAPLVNACKGPGEWQVYDIIYTAPRFNDDGTYFTPPTVTVLHNGVLVQNNSKLRGPTEYIGIPEYSVEKHGADVIQLQDHGNPVSYRNIWIREL from the coding sequence ATGAAATTTAAAATCTTGACTGTAGCAATGTTATTCATTGCTGTGTGCGCAGTAGCGCAGGAAGAGAGACCGGAAATGGTACCGGAAATGACCGAAATTTGGGATCCTGAGGTACCGGTAATTACACCCGGAGAGACTCCGGCTGATGCACCATCGGATGCAATAGTTTTGTTCGATGGAGTTAATATTGACCGTGAGTGGACTAACAGAGATGGTGGTCCGGTTGGTTGGAAAGTAGCCGATGGTTGTGTAACCGTTGAAAAAGGAGCCGGAATTATTCAGACAAAGCGTGTTTTCGAAGATTTTCAGTTGCATATTGAGTGGAGAACGCCTGCCGAAGTAATTGGCGAAAGCCAGGGACGTGGAAACAGTGGTGTTTTTCTTCAGAAACGTTACGAGGTACAAGTATTGGATAATTACAACAACCGCACATACCGCAACGGACAAGCCGGAAGTTTGTACAAACAATACGCTCCGCTGGTAAATGCTTGTAAAGGACCTGGCGAGTGGCAGGTGTACGACATTATTTACACTGCACCACGTTTTAACGACGATGGTACGTATTTTACTCCGCCAACTGTAACCGTTTTGCACAATGGCGTTTTGGTTCAGAACAATTCAAAATTACGCGGACCTACAGAATATATTGGTATTCCTGAGTACAGTGTTGAAAAACATGGTGCCGATGTTATTCAATTGCAAGACCATGGAAATCCGGTGAGTTACCGTAATATCT